The following proteins are encoded in a genomic region of Reichenbachiella sp.:
- the recO gene encoding DNA repair protein RecO, producing the protein MLHKTRGIVLNYIKYRETSIIARIYTESFGIQSYIINSVRSKKSKKGLALLQPLTVLDMVVYFKNQKSDGLQRISEYKPAHNFTSIPFDVKKSAMALFVTELLAKVLKEEDDRGQVFEFLFQFILALDERKAGYGSLHIFLLVQLTHYIGFGIHAKKELENENLLHELSTSYDEIYEAVLLLNSGSLSDELTMKNSLRRDVLNYMIEYYKLHIEGFKELKSLDVLTQIFR; encoded by the coding sequence ATGCTTCATAAAACACGTGGCATAGTATTAAATTATATCAAGTACAGAGAGACTTCAATCATCGCTAGAATCTATACAGAAAGTTTTGGTATCCAATCCTACATCATTAATAGCGTAAGAAGTAAAAAATCGAAAAAGGGATTGGCTTTGTTGCAGCCGCTTACTGTTTTGGATATGGTGGTTTATTTCAAGAACCAAAAATCGGATGGTTTGCAGCGAATTTCTGAATATAAGCCGGCTCATAATTTTACGAGTATTCCATTCGACGTGAAGAAGTCAGCAATGGCTTTATTCGTTACAGAATTACTCGCAAAGGTTTTAAAAGAAGAAGATGATCGAGGGCAAGTATTTGAATTTTTATTCCAATTTATACTAGCTCTGGATGAAAGAAAAGCCGGCTATGGGAGTTTACACATATTTCTCCTGGTGCAACTCACACACTATATTGGATTCGGTATTCATGCCAAAAAGGAATTGGAAAATGAAAATTTGTTGCACGAACTATCTACTAGCTATGACGAAATATATGAAGCAGTATTATTGCTTAATAGCGGTAGTTTATCAGATGAGTTGACGATGAAGAATTCATTGAGACGAGATGTGCTTAATTATATGATTGAGTACTACAAATTGCACATTGAAGGATTCAAAGAGCTTAAATCTTTGGATGTCCTGACTCAAATATTTCGTTAG
- a CDS encoding isopenicillin N synthase family dioxygenase, whose translation MSEKLYNEIPSLDLADFNSGDEVRKQKFVADLGAAYHSIGFVAVKNHGLSDELCTKLYQAVQDFFALPDEVKQKYEVPELFGQRGYIGKGKEHAKGRATGDLKEFYHVGQEVVDGDPIKKEYPDNIWPEEIENFDKIALEAYQTLEKAGRQMLKAIALYLGLEEDYFESRVHNGNSILRPIHYFPIENPEEVPDDAVRAAEHGDINLITLLMGASADGLQVLRRDGEWIPITALPEQIVVNVGDMLARHTNDKLKSTIHRVVNPPKELMKTSRFSIPFFMHPRSDMDLTCLENCIDEDHPKQFEDITAGEFLHQRLAEIGLKK comes from the coding sequence ATGAGCGAAAAGCTATACAACGAAATTCCATCACTGGATTTGGCTGACTTCAATTCAGGTGATGAAGTAAGAAAGCAAAAGTTTGTTGCTGATCTTGGTGCTGCTTATCATAGTATTGGATTCGTGGCGGTCAAAAACCATGGTTTGTCTGATGAACTTTGCACTAAGCTCTACCAAGCAGTTCAAGATTTTTTTGCTTTGCCTGATGAAGTGAAGCAAAAGTACGAAGTACCGGAGCTGTTTGGCCAACGAGGATATATTGGAAAAGGCAAGGAACATGCAAAAGGCCGAGCAACAGGGGACTTAAAGGAGTTTTACCACGTCGGTCAGGAAGTAGTCGATGGCGATCCGATCAAAAAGGAATATCCAGATAATATTTGGCCTGAGGAAATTGAAAATTTTGACAAGATAGCTTTAGAGGCTTATCAAACCTTAGAAAAGGCTGGAAGACAAATGCTGAAAGCTATTGCACTTTATTTAGGTCTTGAGGAGGACTATTTTGAAAGTCGTGTGCACAATGGAAACAGTATCCTGAGGCCTATTCATTACTTTCCTATAGAAAACCCTGAAGAAGTACCCGATGACGCCGTTAGGGCGGCAGAGCATGGTGATATCAATTTGATCACTCTGTTGATGGGTGCTAGTGCTGATGGATTGCAGGTGCTTCGTAGAGATGGTGAATGGATACCAATTACCGCATTGCCAGAGCAAATCGTCGTCAATGTAGGGGATATGCTTGCTCGCCATACTAACGACAAACTTAAATCGACCATACATCGAGTAGTTAACCCTCCAAAGGAGCTAATGAAAACTTCGAGATTCTCAATTCCTTTTTTCATGCATCCAAGGTCAGATATGGATTTGACTTGTTTGGAAAACTGTATTGATGAAGATCACCCAAAACAATTTGAAGACATTACGGCTGGTGAATTTTTGCATCAACGACTGGCAGAAATTGGCCTGAAGAAGTAA
- a CDS encoding OmpH family outer membrane protein, which produces MKVKSIIFAVVLSAFSLTASAQGVVMKIGYTNVEYILSQMPEAKQVDSEFKAYEAQLQNQLQSKGTELQTKLQEYQQGAATMTDLVRADKEAELQSLNQRFEAFQREAQTSLQKKQGELYAPLFEKIGNAVKAVRTENGYDMIFSTGVPGVDILLDADEKYDVSDLVFKKMGITPPAKLN; this is translated from the coding sequence ATGAAAGTTAAATCGATAATTTTTGCAGTTGTATTGTCTGCATTTAGCCTGACTGCAAGTGCGCAGGGTGTGGTAATGAAAATAGGCTATACCAATGTAGAGTACATTCTTAGCCAAATGCCTGAGGCAAAGCAAGTAGACTCTGAATTTAAAGCTTATGAAGCACAGCTTCAAAACCAATTGCAATCAAAAGGCACTGAGCTTCAAACTAAATTGCAGGAATATCAGCAAGGAGCAGCTACTATGACTGACTTGGTTAGAGCTGACAAAGAAGCTGAATTGCAATCTTTGAACCAAAGGTTCGAAGCTTTCCAAAGAGAAGCTCAAACCTCATTGCAAAAGAAGCAAGGTGAGTTATACGCTCCACTTTTCGAGAAAATCGGAAACGCTGTTAAAGCTGTTAGAACTGAAAATGGTTATGACATGATCTTCAGCACTGGTGTACCTGGTGTAGATATCCTATTGGATGCAGATGAGAAATATGACGTTTCTGATTTAGTATTCAAAAAAATGGGAATCACTCCTCCTGCTAAGTTGAACTAA
- a CDS encoding 2Fe-2S iron-sulfur cluster-binding protein → MPKIVIQNLHNKEIFIINENKNLLDIIHENYIDWMHACGGKGRCTTCKVQVLDGLQNFSEESQAELKFRKMNRLASNERLSCQCQINGDIVVKVAPEHKFNHIQYSD, encoded by the coding sequence ATGCCGAAAATCGTTATACAAAACCTTCACAACAAGGAGATTTTCATCATCAACGAAAATAAAAATCTTTTAGATATAATACATGAAAATTATATCGACTGGATGCATGCTTGTGGAGGAAAAGGTAGATGCACTACCTGTAAAGTACAAGTCCTGGATGGTCTCCAAAACTTCTCGGAAGAGAGTCAAGCAGAACTTAAATTTAGGAAAATGAATCGGTTAGCCTCTAACGAACGACTATCTTGCCAATGCCAAATTAATGGAGACATCGTTGTGAAAGTGGCTCCAGAACATAAATTCAATCATATCCAGTACTCTGACTAA
- a CDS encoding DUF4399 domain-containing protein: protein MKYLSVALLSVMIYSCSTPNKSNEQSAPVEDNTAIAEKPMVDSAYVFFKHPADGATVPSPVYIEMGVSGMQIEPAGAVKEGFGHHHVLINQSSWPEGTVIPMSDSTIHYGKGQTDTTLELEPGEYTISLQFADGVHSSYGEKMAASITVTVE, encoded by the coding sequence ATGAAATATCTATCTGTAGCCTTATTGAGCGTAATGATCTATAGCTGCTCAACGCCTAATAAATCCAATGAACAATCTGCACCCGTCGAAGACAATACGGCAATTGCAGAAAAACCAATGGTTGACTCAGCCTATGTGTTTTTTAAACACCCAGCAGATGGTGCAACTGTGCCGAGCCCTGTATATATCGAGATGGGCGTGTCAGGAATGCAAATTGAACCTGCTGGTGCTGTCAAGGAGGGATTTGGTCACCACCATGTCCTAATCAATCAATCAAGCTGGCCAGAAGGGACTGTGATCCCTATGTCAGATTCTACGATTCATTATGGGAAAGGACAGACCGATACCACATTAGAATTAGAGCCAGGAGAGTATACGATATCATTGCAATTCGCTGATGGTGTTCATTCTTCTTATGGTGAGAAAATGGCCGCATCGATCACTGTGACTGTTGAATAA
- a CDS encoding penicillin-binding transpeptidase domain-containing protein, which translates to MNEDRKYIVRIAIVLVAASFLIKLFSIQVLDDDYKAKAESNIIHTVTEYPYRGLIFDRNGELLVHNEPIFDLDAVPRELQIKDTLMLSSMLGIDYKDLLSNLQKAKRYSSIQPTTIVKQVPNQVFAQVQDKLVNYDGIYPKARTIRGYEYEGLANVFGYIGEVSKRQLDRDTTNYYKSGDYMGITGLESSYEKYLRGKRGVKYKMVNVRRVEMGSFKDGELDTLSVPGENLTLSIDIELQSYAEKLMKGKIGSVVAIEPSTGEILTFVSAPSYNPADLAGRNFSENFRELSTDSLKPLFNRPLMAMYPPGSIFKIVQGLIALEEGVIGAYDKVYCDHSLIGDHAPQGIYDMRRGIMLSSNNYFAKVFRLVINQYPEMSQFEQAPLGLANWKEQVGRFGLGRPLGVDLPNEKSGFMPDPAYYNRVYGTGRWKVSNLTSLSIGQGEILMNPIQMTNLAAIMANRGFYYKPHIVKSIGESGYLPPEYRERIETGISAEHFPVIIQGMADALSGTAPRAIVPDIAICGKTGTVENPHGEDHSVFMAFAPKDDPKIAISVFVENAGWGGRAAASTASLLIETYLKGKHTRQWLEDYVLVGDFKDRKRTTPAPAVVDSVGTESNEILETEGIE; encoded by the coding sequence AAACGGAGAATTGCTGGTACATAATGAGCCAATATTTGACTTAGATGCAGTGCCTAGAGAATTACAAATCAAGGACACACTCATGTTGAGTAGCATGCTTGGTATTGACTATAAGGATCTACTCTCAAATTTACAAAAGGCTAAACGATACTCTTCTATTCAGCCTACGACTATTGTTAAACAAGTGCCCAATCAGGTATTTGCGCAGGTGCAAGATAAACTGGTAAACTATGATGGAATTTATCCAAAAGCCAGAACGATACGCGGTTATGAATACGAAGGATTAGCTAATGTTTTTGGATATATCGGTGAGGTAAGCAAGCGGCAACTAGATCGAGATACTACCAACTATTACAAAAGTGGAGACTATATGGGAATCACCGGTCTCGAATCTTCTTATGAGAAATACCTGAGAGGAAAACGCGGAGTAAAGTACAAGATGGTGAATGTACGTCGTGTGGAGATGGGCTCATTCAAAGATGGAGAGCTGGATACACTATCTGTACCAGGAGAAAACCTGACCCTCAGCATAGACATTGAATTGCAGTCTTATGCGGAAAAGCTAATGAAGGGTAAAATTGGCAGTGTGGTAGCTATAGAGCCATCGACTGGCGAAATTTTAACTTTCGTTTCTGCACCAAGCTATAATCCCGCTGATCTAGCAGGTAGAAATTTTAGTGAAAACTTTAGAGAGTTAAGCACTGATAGTTTAAAGCCACTTTTTAATAGGCCGCTCATGGCGATGTATCCTCCAGGCTCTATTTTCAAAATTGTACAGGGTCTAATTGCTTTGGAAGAAGGGGTGATAGGTGCCTATGACAAGGTTTACTGTGACCACTCTTTAATAGGCGATCATGCACCGCAAGGCATCTATGATATGCGTCGTGGTATCATGCTGTCTTCCAATAATTACTTTGCAAAAGTTTTTCGTTTGGTGATCAATCAGTATCCTGAGATGAGTCAGTTTGAGCAGGCTCCCCTTGGATTGGCTAATTGGAAGGAACAAGTGGGTAGGTTTGGACTGGGCAGACCTTTGGGTGTGGATTTACCCAACGAGAAGTCAGGTTTTATGCCAGATCCAGCTTATTACAATAGAGTGTATGGCACTGGAAGGTGGAAGGTTTCCAACCTCACCTCATTGAGTATCGGTCAGGGTGAAATTCTCATGAATCCCATTCAGATGACTAATTTGGCAGCAATCATGGCCAACCGAGGCTTTTACTATAAGCCGCATATAGTAAAATCAATAGGAGAATCTGGCTATTTGCCCCCGGAGTATCGAGAGCGAATAGAAACTGGAATCAGTGCCGAACACTTTCCAGTTATTATTCAGGGTATGGCTGATGCATTGAGTGGCACAGCTCCAAGGGCTATTGTACCAGATATCGCTATTTGTGGCAAAACTGGAACAGTTGAAAACCCACACGGAGAAGACCATTCTGTGTTTATGGCGTTTGCGCCAAAGGACGATCCCAAGATTGCGATTTCGGTCTTTGTTGAAAATGCAGGATGGGGTGGTAGAGCTGCTGCCTCTACGGCGAGCCTACTGATAGAGACTTATTTAAAGGGAAAACATACCAGACAGTGGTTAGAAGATTATGTCTTGGTGGGGGATTTTAAAGATCGAAAAAGGACGACCCCGGCCCCTGCTGTAGTAGATTCAGTGGGAACAGAAAGCAATGAGATACTCGAAACGGAAGGGATAGAATGA
- a CDS encoding thymidine kinase, which translates to MFVEPRIDSFKADSRGAGWIEVICGSMFSGKTEELIRRLNRAKIAKQKIEIYKPAVDTRYHETSVVSHNDSSIRSTPVQFADDILLLVGDSDVVGIDEAQFFDMELIKVARTLANKGKRVILAGLDMDFKGEPFGPMPGLMGIAEFVTKVHAICMKCGGVASYSYRLTKSDQKVLLGEQDAYEARCRNCFYKNSDNEG; encoded by the coding sequence ATGTTTGTCGAACCAAGAATTGATAGTTTTAAGGCCGACTCTAGGGGAGCAGGGTGGATAGAAGTAATTTGTGGCTCCATGTTTTCTGGTAAAACAGAAGAACTCATTCGCCGACTCAATCGCGCAAAAATTGCCAAGCAAAAAATCGAAATTTATAAACCTGCTGTGGATACGAGATATCATGAGACAAGTGTAGTGTCTCACAACGATTCTTCCATCCGCTCTACCCCAGTTCAGTTTGCGGATGATATTTTATTGCTCGTTGGGGATAGTGATGTAGTAGGTATTGATGAGGCTCAGTTTTTTGATATGGAATTGATTAAAGTGGCAAGGACGCTGGCCAACAAAGGCAAGCGAGTCATCTTAGCTGGACTTGATATGGACTTTAAGGGAGAGCCCTTTGGGCCGATGCCAGGTTTGATGGGAATCGCAGAGTTTGTTACAAAAGTTCATGCTATCTGTATGAAATGCGGAGGTGTGGCGTCCTATTCCTATAGACTGACCAAGTCAGATCAGAAGGTGCTTCTCGGCGAACAAGACGCCTATGAGGCAAGGTGTAGAAATTGTTTTTATAAAAATTCCGACAATGAGGGTTAA
- the rodA gene encoding rod shape-determining protein RodA gives MRAESILDRVDWTTISLYFVMVLLGWCSIYAAVYDEENAADLISLAYNPGKQLMWIGTSLIIIIGVMSLDFKFYDYSAYVIYGVVIVLLIAVLTTGTVVAGSKSWFQIGSFRLQPAEFAKFATALALAKYLGNVHVKFEEIKTQLIALAIFGAPMLLILLQGDAGSAMVFGSFLIVLFREGISPIYFILGFAFVVLFILTLLVSKTVLFIATIVICVIMIGVSFKNPKRIIATVVLGAMVFATVISVDFLMTSVLKPHQRSRVISLVNPDADPLGAGWNVTQSKIAIGSGGFFGKGFLQGTQTKFDFVPEQSTDFIFCTIGEEQGWLGSVVLISLFVVLLFRISAIAERQKSKFARIYGYGVLSVFFFHFAVNIAMTIGFFPVIGIPLPFFSYGGSSLWSFTILLFILIKLDSHRMQILMR, from the coding sequence ATGAGAGCGGAGAGTATATTAGATCGAGTCGATTGGACAACCATCAGCCTTTATTTTGTAATGGTTCTTTTGGGCTGGTGTAGTATCTATGCTGCAGTATATGACGAGGAAAATGCAGCGGATCTGATTTCGTTGGCATACAACCCGGGTAAACAATTAATGTGGATAGGCACTTCATTGATCATCATTATTGGGGTGATGAGTTTAGATTTTAAGTTTTATGACTATTCGGCCTATGTCATATATGGCGTGGTTATCGTCTTGCTAATTGCGGTTCTGACTACAGGGACAGTAGTAGCAGGGTCTAAATCTTGGTTTCAAATTGGAAGTTTTCGATTACAGCCTGCTGAGTTTGCCAAATTTGCTACGGCATTGGCTTTGGCCAAGTATTTAGGTAACGTGCACGTCAAGTTCGAGGAAATAAAAACTCAGCTAATCGCATTAGCAATTTTTGGAGCGCCGATGTTATTGATTTTACTTCAGGGAGATGCTGGTTCTGCGATGGTTTTTGGTTCCTTCTTGATTGTTCTTTTTAGAGAGGGAATATCTCCAATCTATTTCATTTTAGGTTTTGCATTTGTTGTGCTATTCATTCTGACTTTGCTGGTTAGTAAAACGGTTTTGTTTATTGCGACCATAGTAATTTGTGTGATCATGATCGGAGTATCTTTCAAAAACCCCAAACGTATTATTGCTACAGTTGTGCTCGGAGCCATGGTTTTTGCAACCGTAATTAGTGTGGATTTTTTAATGACTAGCGTCCTAAAGCCACACCAGCGAAGTAGAGTAATTTCATTGGTAAACCCTGATGCCGACCCGCTAGGGGCTGGATGGAATGTGACTCAGTCTAAGATTGCCATAGGCTCTGGAGGCTTTTTTGGCAAAGGCTTCTTGCAAGGCACACAGACAAAATTTGATTTTGTCCCTGAGCAGAGTACTGATTTTATTTTCTGCACAATTGGAGAAGAGCAAGGTTGGTTAGGGAGTGTAGTTCTAATCAGCCTCTTCGTGGTCCTACTCTTTCGAATTTCAGCAATTGCAGAAAGACAAAAGTCGAAATTTGCAAGAATCTATGGGTATGGGGTTTTAAGCGTTTTCTTTTTTCACTTTGCGGTGAACATCGCCATGACCATTGGTTTTTTTCCTGTGATTGGGATCCCTCTTCCTTTTTTTAGTTACGGGGGTTCTTCTTTGTGGTCATTTACCATTTTGCTGTTTATTTTGATCAAATTGGATTCCCATCGTATGCAGATACTGATGCGATAA
- the chrA gene encoding chromate efflux transporter, translating into MIKKVRYYIFLKDVFLLTISAFGGPQAHFAMMLDLLVHKRGYLDEKDLIELTALCQFLPGPTSTQTLTAIGFRVGGPNLAYLTLLIWITPAFLIMTFAGIFISTLEQYDISMEFARFIKPMAVGIVAYSAYVIIKKVVTTRLAVVLMLVAAVASFLVRTPYIFPFILLVGGSITAFNYKRHEREEKEGIRIQWSNFILWAGVLVGAALIGASVDWLGIRIFENFYRIGSLIFGGGQVLVPFMYTEFVEFKEYLTSEEFLSGFALVQAVPGPVFSFASYVGSISMKEYGMFGQVMGGFMAALGIFLPGTFLIFFVIRFWEELKKFRIVKASLDGVNAASSGMILAAVVLLSQPLMGDYLNYAIMIGTFAIMFTKKVPTPFLILGGILLGVIL; encoded by the coding sequence ATGATTAAGAAGGTTCGATACTATATTTTTCTTAAAGATGTTTTTTTACTAACCATTTCTGCATTTGGCGGTCCGCAGGCACATTTTGCCATGATGTTGGACCTGTTGGTGCATAAAAGGGGATATCTCGATGAAAAGGATCTGATTGAATTGACGGCCTTGTGCCAGTTTCTTCCTGGCCCCACCTCTACCCAAACATTGACAGCAATAGGATTTAGGGTCGGAGGGCCAAATCTTGCCTATCTGACTTTACTTATTTGGATTACGCCGGCATTTTTAATCATGACGTTCGCGGGTATTTTCATCTCTACGCTCGAACAGTACGATATTTCCATGGAGTTTGCTCGTTTCATCAAACCGATGGCTGTAGGAATAGTGGCTTATTCAGCATATGTCATCATCAAAAAAGTGGTGACTACCAGACTAGCAGTTGTACTTATGTTGGTTGCTGCGGTGGCGAGTTTTTTGGTTCGTACACCTTACATATTTCCCTTTATCCTTTTGGTAGGTGGTAGCATTACTGCATTCAATTATAAACGCCATGAAAGAGAGGAGAAGGAAGGCATTCGCATTCAGTGGTCCAATTTTATCTTATGGGCTGGTGTGCTTGTCGGAGCGGCTTTAATAGGTGCGTCAGTTGATTGGCTCGGTATTCGAATTTTTGAAAATTTCTATCGTATTGGGAGTTTGATTTTTGGAGGAGGCCAGGTTTTGGTGCCATTTATGTATACGGAATTTGTTGAGTTTAAGGAATATTTAACCTCTGAAGAATTTCTTTCTGGCTTTGCATTAGTACAAGCTGTACCAGGGCCTGTGTTTTCATTTGCATCCTATGTAGGATCTATTTCTATGAAGGAGTATGGCATGTTTGGACAGGTGATGGGCGGGTTTATGGCTGCGCTTGGAATCTTTCTTCCTGGTACATTTCTGATCTTCTTTGTTATTCGCTTTTGGGAAGAATTAAAAAAATTCAGAATCGTTAAAGCTTCTCTGGATGGAGTGAATGCCGCCAGTTCGGGAATGATACTAGCGGCTGTCGTATTGCTTTCACAACCACTGATGGGAGATTATTTAAACTATGCCATCATGATAGGAACATTTGCTATCATGTTTACCAAAAAAGTACCTACCCCATTCCTGATTCTTGGGGGAATATTGCTTGGTGTCATTCTGTGA
- a CDS encoding OmpH family outer membrane protein, which produces MKIATRLTSLILVLLVFILNDTFAQKFGYVDTDYILSQMPEYSEAKGEIEKISKAWEQEIREMYKDIEEMETSLQAEEVLLTKEMKDDRLKEIDLKWDEVKAYQKKVFGFEGLFFLKKKELIKPVQDQVFDAVEKVAKNHRLQIVFDKSGDLVMIYTDPVHDYTDYVLEELGLGDQNDVISNN; this is translated from the coding sequence ATGAAAATTGCAACCCGACTTACATCACTGATTTTAGTGCTTTTAGTTTTCATTTTAAATGATACATTTGCACAGAAATTTGGCTACGTGGATACGGATTACATCCTAAGTCAAATGCCAGAATATAGCGAGGCTAAAGGTGAAATTGAAAAAATTTCAAAAGCCTGGGAGCAAGAGATTCGTGAGATGTACAAAGACATCGAAGAAATGGAAACTTCTCTGCAAGCAGAAGAAGTGCTCTTAACGAAAGAAATGAAAGACGATCGATTAAAAGAAATTGATCTTAAATGGGACGAAGTCAAAGCCTATCAAAAAAAGGTTTTTGGATTTGAAGGCCTGTTTTTCTTGAAGAAAAAAGAATTAATCAAACCTGTACAGGATCAAGTATTTGATGCTGTTGAGAAGGTAGCCAAAAATCATCGCTTGCAAATTGTGTTTGACAAGAGTGGAGATTTGGTAATGATTTATACCGATCCTGTTCATGACTATACCGACTACGTGCTGGAGGAGCTTGGACTTGGTGATCAAAATGATGTAATAAGTAACAACTAA